The stretch of DNA GTACTTGGTAAATAAAAGGTAACAGTGAATGGTTTAGCATTACATCAGCATATTACAACCAGCTAGAATGAAGGTTAATAGTAGGAACTGTTGTTGCTTtctccacaaacacaacatcacaatAAGGAATAAATAACGAAATAAGACACATTGCATGACATGAGGCAGAATAAAACAAGTTTGGCTGAAGGAAAGTGAATGCAACACACAAATCTTCACACAAATCTTTTTAACAGTTGGCAAATTCCTGTGTATAATAACtagcaaaaatataaataaagatgtttttctttctttggaaTAATGGTAATCGTCTTGCTTAAAAGACAGATCGACTGTTGACAAGTTTTGTAAACGTCAATGTACAAGTAAATCCTGAACATGTAGTTGGTACAGCCAGATGCTCCAAGTCATCTTGTGATAATTATGAACTTAAACGTAGTTCATATTATTTGAGGTATCATGGAAGCTTATCTTATTAAGCTTAAGCTTATTTGCGTAGGTCGTGGCAAATTATATATACCCTACGCACTGCTATGGAGGGGAAATTAATAAAGATTATGGTGCATAACTGTTAAAACTCGAAGACagtacatcaaataaaacactgttcctgtacaataaataaactttaattgATAACAGATCATTTACAGAACAGACAAAGGACAAAGCTCCAAGCTACAATTGGATGTACAGATCGAACAACTGCCACTGAAACTGATGTTTAAATGGAACTTGCACAGAAACCTGTGAGTACTCAAAACCCTATACCAACATTATAGAAACATCTAAGTTGAAAATACTGGCAATTTACAAACATTGAAAGATGTCATctatataataaaatgttaattatttccaAGAAGTACATTTCGGAATTAAATTTCCAtgtacactcagttggcagtttattatcCAAAACTAAGGAAGTCTAACAACAGTaatgcaataaatcctccttggTGacggttataatgttcagtttgtgttgaaactgttttagagggGTGTTGGTTAaaatgtgatcattttggaggacaCATAACATCTCTCTAGAACAGTTTCATCACAAACTGAACATAATAACCTTCACGGAGGAGGATTTATCGCAGGACTGTTGTATCAGACTGCAATATAGTAATAGTTcagtgtacctaataaactgccaactgagtgtatatcaTAGAGGGATTGAACTCCCTGACAGTGTGAATCTCAAAACTTTTCCTCAAAGACGACTTTCAGAGTGAGTTACAGCTTCAAGAGCTGAATTTTGTTCACCTGCTAACCTGTGTGTGGCGCTCTTCAACCCAGATGGCTGTAACAATGTATTCCTGCTACACACACCTCGAATTGTGTGTTGAGTCTTCAATTAGGAAGAGTGCGGCAACCACAAACTGCTGACCGCTCAGTGTTTCCAAACGCATCTCATGACCTCAGTGGCTCTTCCTGCTTTTCATCTCTCTGCCCTGAGTCAGTTTCATCAGTGGAGACTCGGGTCTGAGGGACTGTCCCtctccttttgttttgaaaaagaagGATTCGTTGAGTCTCATCTGGACCGCTCGGACCTGAAGTCaaacaaaaagtcattttatcaCTGAACAGTATCTTCAGTTACCTTTTTTTGCAAATTATACTGATTAACACAAAGGCCTCTTTGTTATCGCTTCACAGGCACAACAGTTTCAAGGATAAGGGAACAGATCAAAACACTATTAATCCATCTTTTAATTCACTCTGACCTTCCTACCCTGGTTCTCAGCCCCAAGCCCACTGGTTCTTACTGAAGATATGAATCTTTAAAATAggttcacatacagtatatatagttatatattttaaaaggttATTCCAAGAGGAGTAATGCAGGCGTCAGCAATTAGGGTAAAAGTTACTGAAAGACTAAGActgtacagtggggtccaaaaatCTGGGACcactgggaaagtggtctcagacttttcgcactgtgtgtgtaatgtgttgcGCTACAATACTACATAGAATAAATGAGGAGCAATAGTGGCCTGCTTCATGTATAAAGTTGTTGCCATAGAAATCTTTTTTCATCAACACCCCATGTCCATCACCTATTTGTGTTAGAGACGCTAATCAttgattataatttatttaattacatttacttgagctttgtatttatattgttgttaaCAGCACATTTGTAAAGGATCATGCAAATGTTCTGATGCAAACTATAAAAAGGGAAACTTCAACTTTTGCCATGGGgctaaatatttttgttgcagGGATGGATTTGACCGCTGTTTGCTTTCTACTGAAATAATAAATCTGTTGGGGATTATTTTCAGTGGCAGAGTAATACACATTTAGTACAATAGCTAGTGTTTACTGTACAGCAGCAGGACGTTGTATGTGAGATTGactaaaaataaactacagtgcccatgtcCTTTTGTGATGAAAGAACATATCATGCAGTGTGGCTCACTAATGCGTTTTTAATAGTTATGGTCAAGcatggagctctgtggcacagaggaataagatatatatggtttcacacacacagacaatacaTGTTCATAGGATCAACTCATTTGTTGAAAttaggaaaaatataaaatattgcaAGCCTTACGCttaacacaggaaacacaggtcATTTATTAGGTGTCTTTTGAGGTATTGgatgtgtttttcctctgtaaGTCTAagaaaaaatgatgaaacaggTGTGAATGTTGAAGATTGTGCAAGATTGGTGGCTGTATGAGCCAGTGTAACTAGTGAACAGTGGGTATAGGATCACATGGTCTCACCTGGGTCAGGTCTGGCTTTCCGGTGCAACTGGGGGGTTCGCTGTCTTCACTGGAGTTTGCAGACTTAGCCTCAGACTCAGACTGGGGGCTTGGAGTTGGAGTTTTGCCTTTACCCTGTGCAATGACGGACCCCTGCTGTCGACCAGAAGGCTCCTTCTTTACCTCGACATCCTTCATCTCTGAAGAACGAGATGGACGCATGCTTGGGTCTTTGTGACCGTtaccttttgtcttttctggcAGTGATGATGGTTTCTGGTCATTGCGCTTTTCTTCATTCACTGAAGGGAGGTCTTTTCTTGCCCTCCGTGGCAGACTGAGGTCCAAAGGTTTCAAGCTCTCAGAACATATAGTCACTACACGTTTTTGGCAGAAGTTGAGATAGGAGGAGAGTTCAGTGGTGAAGAAGTTTTCCGTCTGTGTGGAGATGCTTGCTTTTGCAATGAGTGGAAGCAGGGAAAGCCCACCTGAGTTTTGAAGATGTGAAGGAGACTGTTGTCTTGAAGAAAAGTAGTATTTATCTGATTTTGTAACATACAGGGAGGAGTTTACCACAGCTGGTTCATCCAGGTAAGGATTCACTACACTTGGTTTTACATGTACTAGGCCGGACGCTTTTTTCTCTTCAATTAGGTTTGTGTTTAAGTCCCTCTGTTTCTGAAAGGACAAAGTTTTCTTCTTGGGAATTTGCTGTGCTAAGTGCAaccccttttcttcttcttcttctatgaGGACTACCTGTACTGTCTTCGGCCTCTGCAGGTGTTCTTTTGCCTTTTTGGGATGCTGATAAAAATGAGACTGCTGTAGATGTATGTTTGATCCTTCATGTTGTTCTACCTGAACCCCAGATGAGTTCAGCCGCCTGTCTCGTTGTGTGACTGGTGTAGGAGACGTAATAAAAGCTTTGTCGCTGGCCTCACCACTTGAAGATTCGGAGGGCGACACCCTGAACTTCTTCTGTGTGATAAACAGGTCCTGGCTGTTTATATCATCAGCGGTGCATTGAGAGTCATTATCATGTGCTTGACTTGTCGCGGTGACCTGTGAACAACTCTCAGCGTCTCTCACAGCTTCCTCCTCTGAGAAGATGTTCTCTTTGGGTGATGAAGAGACAAATTTAGGACGTTTGACATGGATGTAGCCTGGAGATAAATCCCACgccactttcttttttcttttggttctTTTGGAGTCTTGAGTCAGGTCATCAggctttattttttcagtgcTGCAAGGATGTGACGATTCAGGTTTTGATTTTGCAAAAGGGCCAGATGCACCTGAGTAACCCTGTGTGAATACGAAATTGTGATCTAACTCtactgatgttttgtttttctttactttcttcttttctttctttccctgcaTTGCTTCTGTGAAtttggattttttctttttctttttcttctggaTGCCCTCATCTGTTTTCTtagtgatgttgtttttgtgttttacacatGCTTTGTCCTTTCGGGagttcttctttctttttctcttcccagGTGAAATCAAAGACTCCCAAACGAAGTCTCTCTCCTGACAGTCACTCATGAGtctgtgcaaaagaaaaaagatattaaTCCGACACTTGTATAAATGAGTACATTAACTTTAATACAAGAAAAGGCAAAACGAGTTATGGTTAGGCTATCTCTTTATGCAATTTCTGTTACTACTTGAATGTTATTACAGTTAACATGCACATAGGTCATCAATAAGCTCTGCACCTAAAGGAAATGCTATCACGACACTATGGGTgtcatgtttttgcattttcagcCTTTGCATTTCTGCAAAATTAAGTTTTAAGCAGAACTACTTTGCTGAACATTTTTATGGTTTAATATCTAGGCGGGTAGACATGATGAATGTGTACTGCCtctgtaaaaataaactcaGTGAAATAAATTCGCTGCAGATGGTATAATCTATTTGCATAAGATCCTTAACAACTCTACCtggtttaaaatattttttttactgaatatCTATGATAAAACATTGTGTTTACAGAGCTCTCCGGGACATTATGAATTACAACTCATTCATCCATATATGAACAAGCCAATACCTGCTTTCTACAGGCAATAGCAACCTAGATCTGACATCTACTCCGGGTATCTGGGTAGTTATATAGTGCTATAGTTTTCTTGGTCaaagttaacttttttttatcacactTTCGCGCCACTTTGCTAACAAAGTAAACTGATCTCATTTTGATTTAGGAGACATGAATGAGATTGTCTGCAACAATGTAACTGTATCAAGTTAAAGAGGTGATACCACTTGAGGAAATTACAGCAAGGAattgcaataaataaattacatttttatccacTGCATTttccagctttttaaaaaaaaaaaattttttacattttgtctaATTCATATTTTAGTTGAAAACTGGTGCTAGTCGCAATAACGAAAAAACGCTTAACGTTAGCATAACTTTCTGTCCCTTTGAGCGTCCCATGTTTTCACGGCTCAAAAGGTTATACTTTACACCAAAAAGTTATTTCGACCCATGTACAggctgaaatataaaatgtcattgaacAAAAACTTAATAACTTATTACCTCAAGGTAGCTTCAGCTCGAGCGGTCAAACTCAACATCAAGGAGACCGCATCTGCCGCCGAGAATTCGTGTTGCGTTCAGGGGAATCCGGTGAAAACGGCTTTACCAGGAGGAGTCAAGGAGCTTTAAAACTACAGGGCTACTactgaagaataaaacacaaatttaaataCTACATACAAGAGAAATTATAGAAAATATACACTAGTTCATCAGTGTAAAGTGGATATCACGTTTTAACAAGACACAACTAATATATATTATGGCAAAAGAAAGATGAGGAATATCTCATCAATATATCAtatctcaataaaaaaaacgtaaaaTCGTCCGTTTTAAATCAAAGGCCGCAAAAGCAACGTACTACTAATTCAAACATCCTAAGTAAAACTCAATGTATTCGTTTTTTACTCATAGTATCTCCAAGAGAAAAGACATTACCGATACATCTAGTTGTCTTGTAAATGCTTCTCCAAGTTGGGTCTCTGAGTCTCATAGTTGTATTTGAATTTTTGATGGGTTTGTTTGCAATTGCAGTATCGATGACATGTGAAGACAGCATCGAATCTCAGTATTGATTACTGTTGTCTTTCGGAGGCTAACGGTCTTTGCCTTGATAAGATATGTGGCTTTGGAGAGTCTGTGTCTGGCTGAATGGTTCAAAAATTAGTAATTCACAATTttaccactagatgtcgcaaTATACTATCTACTAGTCATCCTTACAAATAAACTAGTCAACACTCAGGGTGGTAATGAGTGTGACATCCATGGtgtgaataaaaagtaatagcaTTCATGGATTTGAAAGGGGATTGCATTGAGGAATCAAAGTAACCCATGGACACCTGAATGTACAAAGATTAAAGGAACTTCCGCGCCAGTAAATAACaacacagaatgaaaagagGAGCTAATAAAAAGGTTTGATTGTTATTCAATACTTCATCCATCATCAGTCTGTTCACCTATGTAATCTCTCTTTTGCTCAGTCAATTCTGTGCTTCACTATGAACATCCCCCCTTTTCACACCACAACTCATTCTCTCGTTGTGTCGCAGTTAAAAACGAATCTCCTGTATAGAAAGGGTCAAAGGGTGACCCAGAGTTGTCTGGGAAACCTTTCAGGCAACAGAgtagacagtttttttttgactattttttaacaatttccTCTTCAGTTTTGTACAGCAAATTAATCTATTGCTTCGCTGCTTATACAGTTCCTCAAGGACACATTTGACATGTCTTTTTCTATTGTCTTCCAGAAATGTCCAAAACATGACTGCAGTAAAGGTGGAAAAGTAGCTATATAATAATGACTTATGACAAATCATGTTGACCTTATCTGAATTCAAATTTATTATTGTAGATGTTTTCAGAGTCTATAACTAAAACCTGATTTTATGCTCCCTGCATGGCAGACAGGGACTTATTCGaaaatcattttacttttagGTCATGTAACAACAACTAAAACAACTCCATGACAACTGTGTTACTAAATCTGCTGGGGAAGGCCATaagatgtggttgaaagttCTGTCAACACCAAAAAAGAGGTCTGACATTTCTTTTGTCAGACTGCTATTTAAAGAATGAGCCTTCAggcactgttgtttttttcctgaaagttatttccctttttaattGAGTTTTGTCCTTGTTCTATGTAGTAATGAATCTACAGGAGAGTTTTTTCCAGACATTTTGTTATTCTTAGGATTATTATGAAGGCCTGTGGGAGGAAATGCACCGCAGCAAGATTGCAGGATTTCCATTTTAGAGTCTGGCTGGCAATTTTTTGACCCATTTCTGTCCCACCACACCATTAATTTGACAAAATCCTCCATCCTGCGTCTGTGTCTGTACCATGTGCTGTAGCGCAAGACCGTCCTTTACCCTTGTTAGTTTGAAGAgtagttttttttatagatAATCAGATGGGTCGTTAAGATGTGCAATTAACTGTAGGGATTAGCTATTTTAAACACCAGCTTTATTAATATGATCTACTGTCCTAAAAAAAAGGCAGTTTGTGTAAGAAAACTTTATAgttcataaaaaatacatgtagTTTTGTTGTAGGTGTCTCTGTTATTAATATTCATGTTAAAATCAATAGTTTTCCAATGGAGTAAAAGTATATCTTAACCGCACCAAATCACATGATTGCACTAGAATAAAATGCTAAGATAGCAGCTACTGAGTCCCACTAAGCTTGTTTCCTTTAGATTGGTTTTTATTGTCGAAACTCAAAGACCAAGATGTCAGTTCAACAAAATGGATATTTTTCATTACcaggaaacagggagggaaaaatcaataaataaatttagTTTTACCCTAAGCTAAGGCTGACCAAGGCAATCACACCAGCTTGATTGAACTCCGGTGCTTTAGCTGTCTGGTTTTCTGTCTTAGTTGGACAAAGAGTGCAGCAATACAAAGCCAGAATGTAGTTACTACAAAAAGAGTAGCTCTCTTTTGTTGTTACTGcaaattttaaaaagctgttttccaGTCATGACATATAACTAAGTGAATTTACTCAAGTACTCTACCTAAGTATTATCTTTTCATGTGATTTCATACTTGTATtctactacatttcagagggaaatacgatactttttactccactccacttatttgacagctgtatttactagtttctgtattttataaattaaGACTGTAAAGTCCAAGTACAAATATGATTCTTATGGAAATTCATTCACTCTATGTAAGACAGATTTCTTAAACGTGTGCGTCTTTGTCAGACTGATTCTAAGCTGGCTGTTGTGCAGACGAATCAGCCACATGAAGGCAGTGACAGTCGGTCCACACAAAACTCAGGTGTTGAATTACATGATGTAACTTGCACATACATACCATCCTcatctgtttccctctgcttttgACACTTAATTCAgctcattttttttcagttcaactTAAGTATTTTGGTTTtccctcactgctctcatccTCCCGTTTTCAGTCACAGCAGGCAgccgttaaaaaaaaacaaaaaaactaactcTGATAAACCCAATCATGaaacttgaaatgaaacatgaaattttttcttttatttttggtctGACTGAGAGTTTAAGGAGGTTGTGAGTAAGACTTTTGCTGTCCCACGGCACTAAATGACCATAATGCATCTGTGGGGGTGAGAGTGCTattaacacatactgtatgactCAGAACTATTTTGCCACAGGCTGAGATTTCCAGCTTTTCAACTCACAGACAAGCCTGCactcttttgaaaaaaaaaacaaaataactggCTCCACActaacaaacagcaacaacatggaCCCTAAAACGCCTCTAAtagttgttatttttaatgGTTTTGCAGTGGGCTAGAATGCTGACCGCAAGTACCAGCAGGTCTCCGTGAACATCTTCCTGTTTGAAGACCTGCATGGATATTAGGCctattttatttctcaaaaCCATCTTCATGTTGGAGGAGTAATCACATCCCTATAAACCTTCAGCTTAATGTTCTCATTGTGCTCATAGATTACTCCCGTCGAGGGCTTGTTATTTTCATCTATGGGGAAGTttcctgttgccatggcgatCACAAAAAGCTACTGTGGGCAATAAAACCCCGGAACCTTTGCTTCCCTCCATATTTCTCACTTTCACACTTGAGATGACAACCCACATCTTATGTGACCATAAGTCTGCCTGTGTCAGACATGAATCCTGCAGGGAGGAAGCAGCTGAGATGGAGTTCAGATTTCTATTAGATTTGTAGAAGTAACAAACAGGCAGACACGCATATGCAGCAGCTACACATAGTTAATTAGACTATGTGATTTAAGCTTAACGGAGGCCACAGTGATAAATCCATGTGGTGCAACAGTAGCAAAGTTAGGAACTTAGTAATGTTCGCTACACAGAAACATCAATCCAAACATTAGCTATTATATACTACTGGTCATCAAAGCAAAACCCATTAatgtactgtttgttttgttttttttacgtatttttgcttttaaaaaaatgaatcaagatatttaaattttgacctgattaTAAAAAGTTAGGCGATATGGTTCCTCCCGTAGGAAACATGAACATCTGAACACCTGCTGGTGCATTCAATGAATTGGGGTCATGGGATCATCAATCAACCCCAattatgattcatcctctggggaccataaatgtctgtagacatttttatggcaatccatccgGTAGTTGTTGTGATATGTcgtgtatatatgtataaagaGGTTGACCAACATTGAACATTGCAATCCCTGGAGCCACGCtgcaaaaatggctaaaaacacTGGGTCTAAATAATATTCTATACACAACCCTAACTACACATAACATCTTTGGTCAGTACCAGTACCTTCTTGCCTGCGCCTTTAAGGTGGATTCATCTAATCTTTCACTAATATACACACCGTATTCTGCTCTTATGAGTTTTAGGAGAGGGTTTAAAGGTTTCAGATTCATAGTGTCTGTTGTTCACAGCTGACATAAACTCAACAATTGCAAAGCAACATTTGTGTTGGATTTGCTCTGCTTCAATTGTTCTGATTGATGAAAGCTTGGACAAACTGACAACACACTTAAATGTTAGGAATACAAAAACATAGGTCGAAGTGGGCAGACTGATGACTCTTTTGTTGTTCGGTTTGGCTCTTTGCTCGTCCCCATTCAGAGAGCAGAACACAGCAAGATGAACATAATCACAGAGGCAGGTGGTTTACACATTTTAGGCTCATGGCAGAGTTATTGcttgaaaaaaatctgttaaattGGTGGAATGTGCAAAATGCCGGATCAGAGCAATCAACCCAGCTAAATGAAGGGATTTCAGGCCGTGGTAATGGCCTGGTGTGATGGTGTCTGTTGGCAGTAAAATGATGCTGCATCGCCTTAGGGAGCAGGACAAGTCAGTTCTGGGAAAAGGGGGTCAGGCGGGGGTAATGAACTGCCTGTAATTCACATGAGCTCACTCAGGAGTTGACTTTTCTCCCCGTGTAGTAAATCCTGTCAATCACATTGAGCTGGAAGGCATTGCAACTCATTCTTAAGTATGTTGTGAGAGATTTTTCTGAACTGTGGGAATAATGTGAGAAATGTAATGCTTTTATATTGAATGGCATATTAATACCCGATTGGTAGGTTGCTGACCACCACATCTAACACTTTGTTTCCATCTCTTTTCATCAAAAACAGCCAGTCTCAAAAACTCTTGATGCAGAGTTTTTCAActatatttaaagctgcacttatctttataataaatcattataatgtgaaaaaagttgCATATTTTGATGAAACTACAGAGAATTATTACCTAACTCTACAATTCTCCTCAGCTCTATGTGTCATCTTTTATTTGATTCTTTGGTTTTCATCAGTCAATTTCTCAGGACAGAGACATGATTgtaaattaatgctaatgttaatatatataaataggcAATTACATGCCAACATGATCACCATAACAACTCTGTAAAGTTATAATATAcgctgtgttttcagcttgttccaCTGGAACCATAATTATAagtatttcaatttttatgatttcttcatttttaaaagtccAATTATAACCTCTGTTTTTTAGATCCAACCAAattctttaaattattatttctctttctaTAAACCCACTTTTTAATGACAACCTATATCTGTATCTGTAACAGTGCTCTTGTTTTCTCCACACTCTCTTTTGAGTGACTTGAGACGCGAAGCATCTGTGTGATGTTATTTATCTTCTCTGTCACCCGTCTGAGGACATGCCGTCACCCTCTATAAAAGTCAAAGCCTACTCTGAAATAGCAGTCCCCCACTCCTTATTTACTCCCCTGTAACTATTCTTAAGTCTTGTGGACCAGCTTGGCTTACTGATGCACCTGACTTGAATAGCAGTGAATGCTAGCAATGCCCAGCATGTTAGCAATTCCTTTGTTAACGGCTTCCCTTAGCACAGTGGATCTAGGTATAAAGAGGAGTCTGTTACAGATTATTTCATCTAGTATCTGGATCCGTTTTACTGTCGGATGATGTTGTTTGTGGGACTGATGACTTTAAGTTGAAGTGTCTCGCCTTGTTGTATTCCCACGCACCTTGTTGCTTTCGCATGCCATAGGTAACGCGCTACACATTGAGGCAGCATGAGGTAATGAGGACGACAAGGTTAAGGATCCTAAGCTAAGGTCAGAGGTCGACGTGTTCAGCGGGTGTCATCTAAACAGGCCGTGGCCACCGTAGTCCGTAATAGTATAACGGGAAAGCGAGTGGAGGTCAATGTCTCTGAAGAGCCCCAACGATCCCTGTAAATCTTGTAAAGCTGGTATGTAAACAACTTTAATCACCATTTGTTTATGTATTAACAGGTGCAATGGCTGAGATCTGAGAGTCAATCAGTACTGGTGTTTGATCACTAGCTGTTTCTAACACTGATTCTTCATTCACATCTGCTAATTTCTTGGATATCACAAGTAAAACCTAAAGAACTCTtgagcttttaaaaatgtatttagctGAAATGAAAGATACACTTCCATAAATTTACATCTTCTCTCATCTTTCACCTaggtgaaaataaaagtggCGTAACGTCATACTCTGCCTTCTCTACTGGTGCCATcatgctctttttttcctcatgggAGTAGAAGGAGGAGCTCTAAGCTGCGATGATCAATACCTTTAGACCTGTTAGAGGTGATCACCATGCCACAGTTCACACTGGATCTTTAAAACTTTTATGTTCTGTAATTTGCTCGGATAAAACAACACATCTACTTTCCCggtgggttttatttttatcatgaGATACATCACTGCAGTACAAAGTCTCATTTGATCTTCTGATCTTGAATCAGTTTCACCACAGATTAACGGGGCTTGGTATGAACACAACCTTTGTGTCATGACATTGCCATTCCCAGTTCTTGCTGCATTTGGAGAACTCATACCCTCTTGGTTACCTAacgtgtagtgtgtgtgtgtgtgtgtgtgtgtgtgtgtgtgtgtgtgtgtgtgtgtgtgtgtgtgtgtgagaccatAAGAAGTAGTAGGTTACTTCTCTCCAGTATATGCTATGTGGCCCTGTGGACTGATCACCCTTGAGACACCTGTGGTGGAAAGCTGAGCGGGGAGATGCctgaatgacagacagagaggcagcgTGGAGGGTGCTCGGATTTGAAATTTAACAAATAGTTAAAGATGAGAAGCCTGAAAGCTAAAAGATGaattataaacaaaaaatatatacataatatatacagtcACATGTTGCAtctggaaaaacattttctcaatgtTTTGACAGCTTTGGTTTATGCTGTACTTATTCAAAATTTTGaattgaatattgaatattacATTTGAATTGAATGTGCTCCagttcacacaaaaacatttccactttCCATTATCAAACCAGGCAGCTATCTTGGTTTATATTTATCCACTTTTTAAGATACTCATCCTCAAGAACTCTTTCATCACTCACCCCCATATAAAAGAGGTTAATGGAATTTCATTTGTGTTGCTATAAACTGTATGACATTGGAAAAGCTCAATAACAAGTGTTGTTGCAGCTGACATCCTGAGACACTGATGTTgagtttttaaagtaaaaatcttAAGAACTGACCAATGAAAACCAAAATTATTTGCACGTCTACATCCCACCAAAGGAGAGAAGTTATATTTTCTCTGATCTGGGAGAATGGACTCTTTAACCACCGTCCttgttctgtgcaaaaatataGTTACATATGAGGCTTAAGCAGTTAGTGTATCAGCTCGATCTTCTCgttttacagtatttttggCACACAATTTTCATTTTGCTTACTgaactatgaaaaaaaagactcagGGCTGTGGAGTTTGTCCCCCATCACTTACATTAGGTGCACATTGGAAAGGAATCTTAGGCTGGTATGAACAGGAGAAATTATTACAGCAATCACAAACAGTTTCAACATACATGACACTGAATTGTATTAAAACAGACTGTGAACTTATCCTTTAACAAATCAAGATAATATATCCGAATAGGTTATGATTCTCCAGATAATCACAGATTCTCAAGttaacacacacgcatgcacacacatctgtcatGACCAGGACAGTGACGGCAACAGTATCCCCCACTGACACACCTCCTGAactcccactctctctttgaTTCAGGATGTTTTCTCTGACGTCAGTTCGCTGCAAAGGCTCTTTTTTGGGAGGCAGACTCATTAAAACAATGTTAATTCTTGAGTAAGGTGCCTATGTAACCAGGGAGACTCTCTAATGGTCAATGAGCGTCATAAATCCATCTAAATGT from Seriola aureovittata isolate HTS-2021-v1 ecotype China chromosome 10, ASM2101889v1, whole genome shotgun sequence encodes:
- the si:ch211-176l24.4 gene encoding uncharacterized protein si:ch211-176l24.4, whose amino-acid sequence is MLSLTARAEATLRLMSDCQERDFVWESLISPGKRKRKKNSRKDKACVKHKNNITKKTDEGIQKKKKKKKSKFTEAMQGKKEKKKVKKNKTSVELDHNFVFTQGYSGASGPFAKSKPESSHPCSTEKIKPDDLTQDSKRTKRKKKVAWDLSPGYIHVKRPKFVSSSPKENIFSEEEAVRDAESCSQVTATSQAHDNDSQCTADDINSQDLFITQKKFRVSPSESSSGEASDKAFITSPTPVTQRDRRLNSSGVQVEQHEGSNIHLQQSHFYQHPKKAKEHLQRPKTVQVVLIEEEEEKGLHLAQQIPKKKTLSFQKQRDLNTNLIEEKKASGLVHVKPSVVNPYLDEPAVVNSSLYVTKSDKYYFSSRQQSPSHLQNSGGLSLLPLIAKASISTQTENFFTTELSSYLNFCQKRVVTICSESLKPLDLSLPRRARKDLPSVNEEKRNDQKPSSLPEKTKGNGHKDPSMRPSRSSEMKDVEVKKEPSGRQQGSVIAQGKGKTPTPSPQSESEAKSANSSEDSEPPSCTGKPDLTQVRAVQMRLNESFFFKTKGEGQSLRPESPLMKLTQGREMKSRKSH